A portion of the Hylaeus volcanicus isolate JK05 unplaced genomic scaffold, UHH_iyHylVolc1.0_haploid 12237, whole genome shotgun sequence genome contains these proteins:
- the LOC128883855 gene encoding uncharacterized protein LOC128883855 isoform X4 gives MTIESETVSNTKKMGLAGIPSRRVPAQRLRGTKREHQIDSNDKKVSHTSSSTVASNTTSQCDLIESSSSKRRCSTSTNNFSLHRVSRQRFFETLNAMALFCVIRKLQSQQRKHPIAHQKTRLQTTHQGSMFCRPQTVQSPPGALPENLVVWIRCVKDMPCQPKSVISCYPWHLGKILYCKPAPNFSLGYLHKNGVEEDIRSYLMEWAVTEQVNSPLASTSNSVHGRNSTVLENFPLNTLNSRQGGVQITSLIENCGRSNGAAVACRDPENGFRCDPMVSSVSGRGVQDNFVSNCFRLPLDPSLRLDSSLNVLQSPMSSPCKMAPAACSPWQFLYYVHYQGYNRRYDRWVTLEELQPAIVDPTTNRLSSDALARHFISALHSLCHPKWTGFTTNNKAALSEFLTGNDSKILTKESFGNDSAYVQACILALRLLCSLLNQCVAGNEGNRGKRDVVPLLEWCLLMWKSTDIKLPLVCSKENKSLLWISQLLFSYFQLDAIELYTSALRASKKKKRSNSLVAGTLPNNLVQESDAVWAPLCSMWTAVVESMEHRRGISLSLLNDRSRSLNNTWETIVLPSRSRDIFKHSTTHLLIATIEAAARRVMGHRSESTNQPLIFLRNYSCASAYDDIHSDAGEHEGIDASSIEAHEAMTKLRTIETLQINNTVVPTWYYSPFPFRFHPADRVYICGGCLRYFFHHSELNHHEKICTQWVPPGHEIYRDGTHSFFQVDGEAQSEYCENLSLMSKLFLDHKTLQYSVTPFLFYILVNWVAVENDSVTDVLEKAGMSPARGCQFIGYFSKEKVSSMGYNLACILTLPQYQRKGYGKYFMHFSYSLSKFEGKTGTPERPLSDLGRVSYTQYWKQIILMTLFTPMSELLLCPCTASLEKQ, from the exons ATGACAATTGAATCAGAAACAGTAtcaaacacaaaaaaaatggGACTCGCGGGAATTCCAAGTCGGAGAGTGCCAGCACAACGTTTGCGAGGTACCAAGCGCGAGCACCAGATTGATTCGAATGACAAAAAGGTATCTCATACTAGTTCATCAACGGTTGCTTCCAACACAACGAGTCAATGCGACTTGATAGAATCAAGTTCATCAAAACGTCGATGCTCTACAAGcactaataatttttcacttcATCGTGTTTCACGACAACGtttttttgaaacattaaatgCAATGGCACTTTTCTGTGTTATTCGAAAACTACAATCTCAACAGCGCAAACATCCTATTGCGCACCAAAAAACACGTCTTCAGACAACGCATCAGGGTAGTATGTTTTGTAGACCTCAGACTGTGCAGTCACCACCCGGAGCTCTTCCCGAAAATCTAGTAGTATGGATCCGTTGCGTTAAGGATATGCCTTGTCAACCCAAAAGCGTTATAAGCTGCTATCCTTGGCATTTaggaaaaattttatattgtaaaccAGCaccaaatttttctttaggttatttgcataaaaatggGGTGGAAGAAGATATTCGGTCGTATCTTATGGAATGGGCAGTGACAGAACAAGTCAATTCTCCGTTAGCAAGCACATCGAATAGTGTTCATGGACGCAATTCTACAGTACtagaaaattttccattaaatacCCTTAACTCAAGACAGGGTGGGGTACAGATTACATCCCTAATTGAAAATTGTGGTAGATCGAATGGAGCAGCTGTAGCG tGTCGTGATCCAGAAAATGGTTTTCGGTGTGATCCGATGGTTTCTAGTGTGTCGGGACGTGGAGTTCAAGATAATTTCGTTAGTAACTGTTTTCGGTTACCCTTAGACCCATCGCTACGACTTGATTCGTCATTAAATGTATTACAGAGTCCCATGTCGTCCCCTTGTAAAATGGCACCCGCTGCGTGCTCACCTtggcaatttttgtattatgtGCATTACCAAGGGTATAATCGTCGGTATGATCGTTGGGTGACATTAGAGGAATTACAGCCCGCAATAGTTGATCCAACTACGAATCGTTTAAGTAGTGACGCCCTTGCCCGTCACTTTATTTCAGCGTTACATAGTCTTTGCCATCCGAAATGGACAGGTTTCACTACAAACAATAAAGCTGCATTATCAGAGTTTCTAACAGGAAacgattcaaaaatattaactaaAGAATCATTTGGTAATGATTCCGCTTATGTACAAGCTTGTATATTGGCTTTACGCCTCTTATGTTCGTTGTTAAATCAATGCGTAGCGGGAAATGAAGGGAATCGTGGTAAGCGCGATGTTGTACCGTTGCTCGAATGGTGTTTGTTAATGTGGAAATCGACGGACATTAAATTACCACTCGTTTgttctaaagaaaataaatcgctCTTATGGATTTCCCAGTTGTTATTCTCCTATTTTCAGTTAGATGCAATAGAATTATACACATCTGCACTTAGGgcaagtaaaaaaaagaaaagatcgaATAGTTTAGTGGCGGGTACACTACCTAATAACTTAGTTCAAGAATCTGATGCAGTTTGGGCTCCTCTATGTAGCATGTGGACGGCAGTTGTTGAGTCGATGGAACATCGTCGGGGAATTTCTTTGTCTTTGTTAAATGACAGATCACGATCTCTTAATAATACTTGGGAAACCATTGTTTTACCGTCTAGATCAAGAGATATTTTCAAGCATTCCACAACGCATCTTTTGATCGCTACTATTGAAGCGGCGGCACGACGTGTTATGGGTCATAGGAGCGAGTCGACGAATCAACCACTTATTTTTTTGCGCAACTACAGTTGCGCAAGCGCTTATGATGATATACACAGTGATGCAGGAGAACATGAAGGAATTGATGCGAGTTCAATTGAG gCTCATGAGGCAATGACAAAGCTACGTACTATAGAAACTCTTCAAATAAACAATACTGTTGTTCCCACATGGTATTATTCACCTTTTCCCTTTCGCTTCCATCCTGCAGATCGTGTTTATATATGTGGAGGTTGTTTgcgttatttttttcatcattCAGAGCTTAACCAccatgaaaaaatatgtactCAATGGGTTCCACCGGGACACGAAATTTATCGAGATGGCAC ACACTCTTTTTTTCAAGTGGATGGGGAAGCACAGTCGGAATATTGTGAAAACTTGTCTCTTATGTCCAAGTTATTTCTTGACCATAAAACCCTACAGTATAGTGTCACTccctttttgttttatattttagtcAAT TGGGTTGCTGTGGAAAACGATTCCGTTACGGATGTTTTGGAAAAAGCTGGCATGTCTCCAGCACGAGGCTGCCAGTTTATcggatatttttcaaaagaaaaggTTTCGTCTATGGGATATAACTTGGCATGCATCTTAACATTACCACAg TACCAACGAAAGggatatggaaaatatttcatgcatttttCATATAGCTTATCAAAATTTGAAGGAAAGACCGGGACACCTGAACGTCCCTTAAGTGATTTAGGCCGTGTATCATACACGCAATATTGGaagcaaattattttaatgacgCTGTTCACTCCGATGTCAGAACTTCTTCTTTGTCCTTGTACAGCTTCCTTGGAG AAGCAATGA